The following is a genomic window from Bradysia coprophila strain Holo2 chromosome IV unlocalized genomic scaffold, BU_Bcop_v1 contig_5, whole genome shotgun sequence.
TTACTCGTTCTAATTGGATCTTCATCACATCTCATTATTTATAGAAACACTCGTAGTTATCTTGCTGATAAATGGGTTTTTGCCATTGGAGTAATGATTAATCAATACTATAAATGATAAAAAGGTTGTAAGCATACTAACGGAATACCGTAGCAATCTGCCTCCTCTATTGGTATAATAAATAAGACAATTGCAGTCGGGATAAGATGTGCATCAGATTTCTTCCCTCATCACCATAAACATACATTTATATGGCTTCaagaattatttaaaaaaaaggacaGAGTTTTCTGCAATAGAAGAGTGGTAACTTTATTAAAAATCTAAGTACAAAACAGTTATACTGATAAGGCACTTCCTCGAACACTAAATTGCGGTAAAATTAACATTAAACAATATTTAATAGATATTCCTGGATCACATCCTGATTAGTTGACATATTAGAAAACGACAAAACTCGAGGTGATTGTTTTCTAAACATGGTTCTTAGATCAATTTataaacttttcatttaaacaaatttttgtactCCTTGAAGTTGTTATTGTCCGAATAAAATTGTCCCTTACCTTTCTCATTCACCTCTTTCTGAACTTCTTCCACCTTATCCCTAATATTTGTCCACATTTTATACGCACCAATATGACCATCATCTGCTTTACTTTTCTGATTATATAAGTCTATCTGCCGCTCCCTCCAACCACAAGCCTCCTCAGACAAATCAAGAAGCTCTTTGCATTCCGACCTGGTTATGGAGTTCTTAATGCCATCATCATCAAGAGCGGTAACTACCCATTTCAAAACCGCTGAGTAGCTTGCTCTATCGATGTGCATGTCTTTGAGCAATGCGGTTGACGTCTTCCAGTCCACTTGTGCTAAAATGATTGCAAGAGTTTGTTAATTGATAGCCTGAATGTAAGGTGATGGTAAATAGTCTAATGTGAAAATAATCGTTTAACTTACTTTTGTTGTTGCTTCTGGCGATCTCGAGTgcgtttgaatatttttgaaatagtgTCGTTGATTTATTAATTCGGTCGTAAGtttgataaaatttctttaaaaaactGGCTTGAGCAGCGTCATCTCCGTTTTTACACAGATCTCCCTCAAAATGTAACATACCCGCGTCCAGGAAGGCCATTTTTCTGGTAACAAGGAGAAAATTATAGAAATAAAATGGATTCGGGTgtgttttccaatttttttgagtGAGACACACAGTGGAATTAAGCTAAATACTGGAGAGCTGACCTAATTCGATAATCATCAACTTTTGCATTAtctaattgaaatgaattattaATGCAAAAATGGTATGCATTATTGTCTGAAATCGTGTTCTACAAAGACAATATTATCTCttcattcgaaataaaatatatctttcatacctaggacccgaaaagtgcgacttcgtcgTTAGAAATATAAAGGACActgttaaaaattttcatacgttcagtgaatatttaaataaacttATACTTATAAAGAAAGATATCCTAACATGATCATCAGTCCTAACATCAGTCcgaattatcaaattttctcaaaccctggtttccagtttttttttttaatcgcaTACTTCCCTCTTGAGCACTTACATCCTCCTAAATCGATTGGGATCGAGTCGGTCTCACATACACGTTTTCGCAGCGGACCCACTGCACTCAAACATTTTGTCACTTTTTTCCATAGAATTTTGGAGCCTCCTATTAACTAGCTtacataacacaaaaaaaccgCGACATTCCTCCACCATTTACATAACGACCTCAAAGTATGTTGTGTACTTTGAACCGTTTACAAGGTGCATGCGCAAGCTAAATgcgaaaaaatgaatattttatataacCATCCATCAAGTTACGTTGAGTAAGGGAATTGTTGTTATGTGTGCGACATGTACAGGAAATTCGGAACAATAAAcggaaaaatcagaaaaacaaATACCATTGTGGGTAAATAAGTAAAAAAGTAAGGCCGACACAAATACCCTCTCTAAACTATCTAAATGAGAGGATAATACCGGTACGGCTGGCTAAATGAACTGAGATTGCATCACTAGTtgtaatttgttcaaaattattaACTAAATTAACAAATAGTAATTAACAATAATTAGCAAGAAAACTTACGCTTAATAATCGGTCGAGATTAACTTTAACTTCTATTTCTTAAAGGATGGTATGTacaatgaaacatttaaaatgaattagaGAATATATTTGCGAGTCACGTACGACACAGTCGCCAGTTTTGTTATAATTGTTGTCAAATCTGGTGCTATAGAGTTTTATGAtgaaagtaaaagaaatattttgacaagtaccccaatgTAAGTAAATAAACTGATCTTCGGCCATCTCGCTCGCAtcgtaacatgttgaaagagaagcaaatactttgacgtgtaccccaaggcaagttataattaattagtcggttttctcgctctgatcgtAATAGTTTATTCGTTGCAAATTTGTGCGACTTGATCTACTACTTTTTCTGCCGCAAACAGAGAAAtaataacagatggcgttgggCGGCATCAACGCCTTCTGTTATCATTTCGCTGCCCGTAGATTTTACAGCTCACGAACTCACGTTTCATGTAAGACACTACTCACGATTTTCAAATCCAGTTTTTTGAGTACTTTATAAAATCGAAAGACCAAAATTTTggtacaaaaatgttttattttaaatatctGCCCGTCACACGAAGGAATATTATTTTCTGATACCAAAACGTTTGGATTTATACGAAGCTTTCTTATCGACTGCAGAATCTGAAGGAACGGGCTTGTGTGCGGTATGTAAAATATCATGCAGCAGCTTAGCATTGCCTTCACTATTCAAAATAACAGCAAGTTCGGCCTAAGAAGTATTgcaagaataaaaaaaaagatttccttTAAACTTTTCCGTCAAACGGTACCTCGGTTTGTTTCAACAACTCTTTCATATTTGCCACTCGTCTCATCAGCATGTGAATATTTCTCGAGTTGATACCCGGCAATTTCATTAGAAAATCATGTGTGGTGGGGTTGATCTTATCGACAATTGTTTCTAGTTCTTTGGCGTCTGACGATCCGAAAGATGCGGCCGTCTGAAAATTAATGATGTTTACAAATTGCAGCAAGAAATACTATATATTTCGGACAGTAGATGGAACCAGTACATCAATCCTTAAACATTGGACCAGATCAAGGCCGGACTGGccaaaaaaagcctttaggCGTtctattaaagaaaatttgtaagaaaCGCTTCTTTGCCCttcatttatacaaaaataaaaaaaactcgtcaGTTCGGGCCTGGACAAAATGACTAAGTATTTTTGTCATGCTAACTGTGAAACTGAGCGATATTGCACCACAAATATCGAAAACGTTTTTAAGCCGAAATTTACCATCATAATGGACTCACCGTTGCATCAGGTTCGTCTCGGTTTTGCTTCAACTCTTCAAATAGTTGTGCCGTTGCATATGGACTTGGTGACCAGACGATACGCAATTTCGGGAAACAAATGGTCAACAGTTGTAACTTCTGTGTTATATCAACATTGGACATTGATTCGCCGGAAATCATGTAGTGACTCTGAAAAACGTACACATTTTTGGTTAATGGATACCTTCAAATAATCACTGTCCTACTGCACCTGAAGATGAAAAGGTTTGTTTTGATCGAATTCAATTAGCAGTATTGGCTTGAGGTAGTGTCTCGTCATTTGAACACATTGATTGTACAATCTTCCTGAATTCAAACTGCCGATCAAATCGGAAATAGATTTGCGTTCAACACAAATATCTGGAGTCAGAATGTAGTCACCAATCTACAGAAGGAAACGAATTGTAATTAGATCTGTTGCTTGCATCCCAATTCATCAAACCGATGAGCGGCAATATTTCAATGATTCTTGACCAACGTCAACACTTAACTGTTATTGTAACGGGAACTACTTCTATGCCACGCTTATGTATCAAACAAGGCAGATCGGAACGAAACTCTCGCATGTCGACTATGATTTTCGGTATTGTTTTGACCGCTGTACTTTGACCACCAGCTTTCCTCGTGTCCTCTTTAATAGCATTCTGCATGGCCAACAATGggtcatccgattttccaTCTTGATACTCAGGCACCACCATTTTCTATTCggcagaaaatagtgaaaagtTGAATGACAGCAAAGGTATCGTGAAGGGCTTACACTCTTCGTCTCGATCAAAAATTCGAACGCTTGCTTCTCACGTCTTAGAGTCGTTAAGTAGGACTGCTCTTCAACGGTTTGTGCATGCAGCAGGAAAAAGACTTTCAATCGATAATGGGGCTGGCGTCTTTTCATAGCTTCAAATGTTTCAATCTGCCGAATGGCCGTAACATTGCTGTGATACATAATGACGTAGCCAGGATCCATGCCATTCAGGGTGTGTTCCAGTGACAAAACGCCATCCTCGTAATTTTTGAACGTTTGTATGCAAACAATGGGTTTGGTGGTTGTGTTCAGTATTTGAGTGACATCCAAATTTTCCAGCTGAAAATTGGGAATTAAGTTTTCTTATCGGCTTGAGTAAACGCAACTCTTAAACCTCAGCAAATGATTCAAAGGCCGCATCAGCCATTTGTGTTACATCAAAAGAGTCGTCCACCGATTCGTTGAGTTTACTTTGGGTCATTGTCAAAATGTACGAGTCACGGTACAGATCATCATCtgcaaattaacaaaattttcatgaaaagttACAACTCCAAACAGATGCACATTGCGCCACTAACCAACATGATCATCTTGAACAAAGATCTCATTCTTCTCTGCCGATTCAGTGTCATCAGCGCCCAATTCGGCATCCTCAATCTCTTTCTTCTTAGCGATGCGGTctcgaataaataattttttatcgttGGGTTCCGCAGAGGTACTTGGCTTTGTGGCTTTCGGTGGAACGGTAGGTAACGATATTGGTTCAGGAGCGGGTTTTTGCTAGAACCAAATCTTATGTTAGAATCAAGCCAGTGATCGATCCACTATTCGATTACCTTTGTCTTGTAAATGGCAGCATTTTCAATCCGCACAGCATCTGCATCCGATTCTTGAACGACTTGAAACTTTTCCGACAACTTGGCCACAGTCAAATCATTCCGAACGGCTTGATAGAAGAGATGACGTTCACCGCCTTGCAGCAAATACTGATTCAATTGTGAACAGGTTCGCGAATCCTGACACAATATCAACACTTTAATTGGCTCGTTCAAGATAGTCGGTCTACGGTCGATGGAACGTTTAATATCATTTGGGATTTCCAAGCGTAAAATTTCCGACAGAGCTTTCCACTTTGGACACAGTTCCGGTTCGAATTCTGAACATAAAAAATGGagcaattttgtgtgtgtgtgtgtgtgtgttatgtGTGACTACCTTACCATCTTTGTCATTGTAGACACGCTCctttgtaattttaaaaatttgttcggCTGCATCCAAAAACACCCAGCCGGAACTGTTGTTGGCATAAGTGGAAGAGCGATATTTCTTCATAGAAACGAACATGGACACGGAATCGCTGTAAATTGCTGATCTGAAACATGCATTCAATGGAACTTATGACGAACAAATTACAAAAGCGTGAAGTTCATATGAATCCCTCGCATTCTGCCGACCAATTTGTCGGTTTCCCAGGTTAATCTCAAGTTCATACTTACATCATCAAACTGCGCATCACCTTCAAGTCCGAAATCAATACTTTAGTCTGTGAGCTCAATTGATGCCAGACGGAGTCCAACTGCGCCTGTAGAATCTTGTGAAATTTCTTCGTAACACAATTCTCGACGGTTATCTCTTGCATATCAACGAACCGATTTATTCGCTTGATTTCCTTCACCAGATAGTTCATAATGTCCAGAATGTGCGTCTGAATCATTGTCATCTTTGTGGTCATCGGTATGTGCAGTTCAACGACTTGAGGTTCGTATGGCTTCAACGACTTCTGTACTGTAATGTGGAACCGAGGCCAAATGTACAGTtctttgacgaaaatatttctcatCACTTTCTCCACATGCCCGTAGCCATATGTAAACGATTCGGCTGCATTGGTGAACGCCTTGATGAAGCcggttttgtttttctggCGATACAGGCGTAGAGCGAAAGCCTCCTGGCACGATTCAACGATTTGATGGGCTCGCAAAATGATGATGCCCGTAATCAAATCGATAGGAATGCGCTCCTTCAACAGATCGACGACGAGGATACGAGTCGTTAGAAATTGGATGCCACCCTGCAGATAGATTTGCTGACGCTCGTTGGCATTCGTTGACGACTCGTGAATGTGTCGCGAATCGATTCttgatttgaaatatttctccTCGTAATCGGCAGCGTTTATTACCAACACCAAGTTTGCCGAATCACAGTAAGCTCGCAATAAGTTTGTGACGACGGTGTTGTAACTGATTCCCCTGGTAAGCAAGTGTTTCAAAGTAAAAATCGGTGCAATGGAATGTAATGCTAAAAGTCTTACTTGGCACACACAACGAGTGCGTCCGAATAAACTAGAtc
Proteins encoded in this region:
- the LOC119071859 gene encoding DNA repair endonuclease XPF, producing MSSAHQSTSSSLNPEPSTSSSSFSVQDTDSKDDESELELEKKMCEAVGAEEFLDKSGVYMLPYQKQIFLDLVYSDALVVCAKGISYNTVVTNLLRAYCDSANLVLVINAADYEEKYFKSRIDSRHIHESSTNANERQQIYLQGGIQFLTTRILVVDLLKERIPIDLITGIIILRAHQIVESCQEAFALRLYRQKNKTGFIKAFTNAAESFTYGYGHVEKVMRNIFVKELYIWPRFHITVQKSLKPYEPQVVELHIPMTTKMTMIQTHILDIMNYLVKEIKRINRFVDMQEITVENCVTKKFHKILQAQLDSVWHQLSSQTKVLISDLKVMRSLMISAIYSDSVSMFVSMKKYRSSTYANNSSGWVFLDAAEQIFKITKERVYNDKDEFEPELCPKWKALSEILRLEIPNDIKRSIDRRPTILNEPIKVLILCQDSRTCSQLNQYLLQGGERHLFYQAVRNDLTVAKLSEKFQVVQESDADAVRIENAAIYKTKQKPAPEPISLPTVPPKATKPSTSAEPNDKKLFIRDRIAKKKEIEDAELGADDTESAEKNEIFVQDDHVDDDLYRDSYILTMTQSKLNESVDDSFDVTQMADAAFESFAELENLDVTQILNTTTKPIVCIQTFKNYEDGVLSLEHTLNGMDPGYVIMYHSNVTAIRQIETFEAMKRRQPHYRLKVFFLLHAQTVEEQSYLTTLRREKQAFEFLIETKSKMVVPEYQDGKSDDPLLAMQNAIKEDTRKAGGQSTAVKTIPKIIVDMREFRSDLPCLIHKRGIEVVPVTITIGDYILTPDICVERKSISDLIGSLNSGRLYNQCVQMTRHYLKPILLIEFDQNKPFHLQSHYMISGESMSNVDITQKLQLLTICFPKLRIVWSPSPYATAQLFEELKQNRDEPDATTAASFGSSDAKELETIVDKINPTTHDFLMKLPGINSRNIHMLMRRVANMKELLKQTEAELAVILNSEGNAKLLHDILHTAHKPVPSDSAVDKKASYKSKRFGIRK
- the LOC119071858 gene encoding uncharacterized protein LOC119071858, translating into MAFLDAGMLHFEGDLCKNGDDAAQASFLKKFYQTYDRINKSTTLFQKYSNALEIARSNNKTQVDWKTSTALLKDMHIDRASYSAVLKWVVTALDDDGIKNSITRSECKELLDLSEEACGWRERQIDLYNQKSKADDGHIGAYKMWTNIRDKVEEVQKEVNEKGKGQFYSDNNNFKEYKNLFK